The proteins below come from a single Acidobacteriota bacterium genomic window:
- the rpoC gene encoding DNA-directed RNA polymerase subunit beta': protein MYDNKTVAPDFEAIRISLASPEKIRSWSHGEVTKPETINYRTFKPERDGLFCARIFGPVTDWECLCGKYKRMKHRGVVCDKCGVEVTLSKVRRERLGHIELASPCSHVWFFKGLPSRIGHLLDIPLRELEKVLYFESYIVVDAGDVADIKEKDLLSDEQYRKLMQEFPGRFVAKMGAEAIKILLEKVEIDDLAVELRQRMKDETSQQKKLKYSKRLKVVDAFRRSGNHPQWMILDVIPVIPPELRPLVPLDGGRFATSDLNDLYRRVINRNNRLKKLLELKAPEVIVRNEKRMLQEAVDALFDNGRRGRVLRGVNNRPLKSLSDTLKGKSGRFRQNLLGKRVDYSGRSVIVVGPELKLHQCGLPKKMALELFKPFIYNQLERQGHAATIKQAKEMVERQDPAVWDILEDVIREHPVLLNRAPTLHRLGIQAFEPVLVEGKAIKIHPLVCTAFNADFDGDQMAVHIPLSHEAQIEATVLMRADNNILSPANGQPIAVPTQDIVLGCYYLTTERPHDEKAGRIFASKEDVLLAHDSGIVSTQTPVKLAFEGRIIDMEQERDKQDVLRATVREIKQVINTTVGRVILNEHLPVEMPFINGVMKKKGLQSLVNYCQLCYSHELTVKMLDALKAIGFLYATKAGISIGIDDLVTPDNKVDLVAKADQEVAEFQRQYEEGTITNGERYNKVVAIWSQTTEAVAEQMFKAMKTREEKFGEMNPIMVMADSGARGSAQQIRQLAGMRGLMAKPSGAIIEKPIRANFREGLDVLEYFISTHGARKGLADTALKTADSGYLTRRLVDVAQDVIVSEDDCGTIRGIWVEAITEGGEVIESLRDRIIGRVALEDVIDPVTGETIVAANSEISELLAAEIQDAGGIERVKLRSVLTCESRRGICIKCYGRNLATGKMVEMGEAVGVIAAQSIGEPGTQLTMRTFHIGGAVSGSSEQSSHEARKGGRVRFFELNTVQNRDGKLVAMNRNGSIIVIDEKRNNREIARYQIVYGAKLLVNDGDMVEEGQPLAQWDPYTFSILTEVEGTIHFKDLLDGITIHEEVDEHTGNRSMIVMESTDEKRQPRIEILAPDSRKVLKSYQMPIRANLTVRDGDKIAPGDIIAKIPRESTRAKDITGGLPRVVELFEARRPRETAVMAEINGRVEFGNVTKGQRKIRVVGDDGEVREYSIPRGVHLNVQESDRVRAGEPLMDGPLNPHDILAVQGMDALQKYLVNEIQEVYRLQGVNINDKHIEVIVRQMLRWVKVKEVGDTEFLLEEQVDRFRFEDENKRVLEQDSQPAIAEPLLLGITKASLSTESFISAASFQETTRVLTEASISGRTDYLRGLKENVIMGRLIPAGTGMEFYRRFRLMNESHIEDNHMTMRETEEVLDTMVSHEISARQAAKEK from the coding sequence ATGTATGACAACAAAACAGTTGCCCCGGATTTTGAGGCAATTCGAATTTCATTAGCTTCCCCGGAAAAGATTCGTTCCTGGTCACACGGGGAAGTGACCAAGCCTGAAACCATCAACTACCGCACGTTCAAGCCAGAGCGGGATGGTCTTTTCTGCGCGCGAATTTTTGGGCCGGTCACTGACTGGGAATGTTTGTGCGGCAAGTACAAACGCATGAAGCACCGTGGGGTGGTGTGCGACAAGTGCGGCGTTGAAGTCACGCTTTCTAAGGTTCGTCGCGAACGCCTTGGGCACATCGAACTGGCCAGCCCGTGTTCCCACGTGTGGTTTTTCAAAGGATTGCCATCACGCATCGGCCATCTGCTCGATATTCCACTCCGTGAGCTGGAAAAGGTCCTTTACTTCGAGTCGTACATCGTGGTGGATGCGGGCGACGTGGCTGATATCAAGGAAAAAGACCTGCTGAGCGATGAGCAATATCGCAAGCTGATGCAGGAATTCCCAGGCCGATTTGTGGCCAAGATGGGTGCCGAAGCGATCAAAATTTTGTTGGAAAAAGTGGAAATTGATGACCTGGCGGTTGAACTGCGCCAGCGCATGAAAGATGAAACGTCCCAGCAAAAGAAATTGAAATACTCCAAGCGATTGAAAGTTGTTGATGCCTTCCGACGCTCGGGGAACCATCCGCAATGGATGATTTTAGACGTTATTCCGGTGATCCCACCTGAATTGCGGCCACTCGTGCCGCTCGATGGTGGGCGTTTTGCGACTTCAGACCTCAACGATCTGTATCGCCGTGTGATCAACCGCAATAACCGGTTGAAGAAACTGCTGGAACTCAAAGCCCCGGAAGTGATCGTTCGCAACGAAAAACGCATGCTGCAGGAAGCTGTTGACGCGCTCTTTGACAACGGACGCCGTGGCCGCGTGTTGCGTGGGGTCAATAACCGCCCGCTCAAATCGCTGTCAGACACACTCAAAGGAAAGTCAGGCCGCTTCCGTCAAAACCTGCTTGGAAAGCGCGTGGACTATTCCGGTCGTTCGGTGATCGTGGTTGGTCCGGAACTGAAATTGCACCAGTGCGGACTGCCCAAGAAAATGGCGCTCGAATTGTTTAAACCGTTTATTTACAACCAGCTTGAACGTCAGGGCCATGCCGCGACCATCAAGCAGGCCAAGGAAATGGTCGAACGCCAGGATCCAGCCGTGTGGGATATTCTCGAAGATGTCATCCGCGAGCACCCGGTGCTGTTAAACCGCGCTCCGACACTCCACCGATTGGGGATTCAGGCATTTGAACCGGTTCTGGTCGAAGGGAAAGCCATCAAAATTCACCCGCTGGTCTGTACTGCATTCAATGCTGACTTCGACGGTGACCAGATGGCCGTGCATATTCCGCTTTCACACGAAGCCCAGATCGAAGCCACTGTATTGATGCGGGCCGACAACAACATTCTGTCGCCAGCCAACGGTCAGCCAATTGCCGTTCCAACCCAGGATATCGTGTTGGGCTGTTACTATCTGACCACTGAACGGCCACATGATGAAAAGGCAGGGCGAATTTTTGCGAGCAAGGAGGATGTGCTGCTGGCACATGACTCCGGTATTGTGAGTACCCAGACTCCGGTCAAACTGGCCTTTGAAGGTCGGATTATTGATATGGAGCAGGAGCGTGACAAACAGGATGTGCTCCGGGCAACGGTGCGCGAAATCAAACAGGTCATCAACACGACGGTGGGTCGCGTCATTCTCAACGAGCATCTGCCCGTGGAAATGCCGTTCATCAATGGCGTGATGAAGAAGAAGGGGCTGCAATCACTGGTAAACTACTGCCAGCTTTGCTATTCGCACGAATTAACAGTCAAAATGCTCGACGCGCTGAAGGCAATTGGTTTCCTCTATGCCACCAAGGCGGGGATTTCCATTGGTATTGATGATCTGGTGACACCTGATAACAAAGTGGATCTGGTGGCGAAAGCCGACCAGGAAGTCGCCGAATTCCAGCGCCAGTACGAAGAAGGCACCATTACCAATGGCGAACGCTATAACAAAGTCGTTGCCATCTGGTCTCAAACCACCGAAGCCGTCGCCGAGCAGATGTTCAAGGCCATGAAGACCCGCGAAGAGAAGTTTGGCGAAATGAACCCGATTATGGTTATGGCTGACTCTGGGGCGCGCGGTTCAGCTCAGCAGATTCGCCAGTTGGCCGGGATGCGCGGTTTGATGGCCAAACCATCCGGCGCGATTATCGAAAAACCGATCCGGGCCAATTTCCGCGAAGGTCTGGACGTGTTGGAATACTTCATTTCAACCCACGGCGCACGCAAGGGGTTGGCGGATACGGCACTCAAGACGGCTGACTCGGGCTATCTGACCCGGCGTCTGGTGGACGTGGCTCAGGACGTGATTGTGTCGGAAGATGATTGCGGCACGATTCGCGGCATCTGGGTCGAAGCGATTACCGAAGGCGGCGAAGTCATTGAATCGTTGCGCGACCGCATCATTGGGCGGGTGGCGCTAGAAGACGTGATTGACCCGGTGACGGGCGAAACGATTGTGGCCGCTAATTCAGAAATTTCAGAATTGCTGGCGGCTGAAATTCAGGATGCTGGCGGGATTGAACGCGTGAAGTTGCGTTCGGTGTTGACCTGCGAATCACGGCGCGGCATTTGTATCAAGTGCTATGGCCGGAACCTGGCCACCGGGAAGATGGTCGAAATGGGTGAAGCGGTTGGTGTGATTGCCGCTCAATCAATCGGTGAACCTGGAACCCAGTTGACGATGCGGACTTTCCACATCGGTGGTGCCGTTTCGGGGTCATCCGAACAGTCATCTCACGAAGCCCGCAAGGGTGGCCGCGTTCGCTTCTTTGAACTCAACACTGTCCAGAATCGCGACGGCAAGCTGGTTGCCATGAACCGCAACGGGTCAATTATTGTGATTGATGAAAAACGCAACAATCGCGAAATTGCCCGCTATCAGATTGTGTATGGCGCCAAATTGCTCGTCAATGATGGTGATATGGTTGAGGAAGGTCAACCACTGGCCCAGTGGGATCCATACACGTTCTCAATTCTCACCGAAGTTGAAGGAACCATTCACTTTAAAGACCTGCTTGACGGTATCACGATCCATGAGGAAGTTGATGAACACACCGGCAACCGCAGTATGATCGTGATGGAATCAACCGATGAAAAACGGCAGCCACGGATTGAAATTCTGGCACCAGATAGCCGGAAAGTACTGAAGAGCTATCAAATGCCAATCCGGGCCAACTTGACGGTTCGGGACGGCGACAAGATTGCTCCGGGCGATATCATTGCCAAGATTCCGCGCGAATCAACTCGTGCCAAGGACATCACCGGCGGTTTGCCGCGGGTGGTCGAACTCTTTGAAGCCCGCCGACCACGGGAAACCGCGGTGATGGCTGAAATCAATGGCCGGGTTGAATTTGGGAATGTGACCAAGGGGCAACGCAAGATCCGGGTCGTTGGGGACGACGGTGAAGTTCGCGAGTATTCAATCCCACGCGGCGTGCACCTCAATGTGCAGGAAAGTGACCGCGTGCGGGCTGGCGAACCTTTGATGGATGGACCGCTCAACCCACATGACATTCTGGCGGTGCAGGGAATGGACGCATTGCAGAAATACCTCGTGAATGAAATTCAGGAAGTCTATCGTCTGCAGGGCGTCAACATTAACGACAAGCATATCGAAGTCATTGTTCGCCAGATGCTGCGGTGGGTGAAAGTCAAAGAAGTTGGCGATACGGAATTCCTGCTCGAAGAACAGGTTGACCGGTTCCGCTTTGAAGACGAAAACAAACGGGTTCTGGAACAGGATAGCCAGCCGGCGATTGCCGAGCCGCTGTTGCTTGGAATCACCAAAGCCTCGCTTTCAACCGAAAGTTTCATTTCGGCTGCCAGCTTCCAGGAAACCACCCGGGTGCTCACCGAAGCCTCAATCTCAGGTCGCACTGATTACCTGCGCGGCTTGAAGGAAAACGTGATTATGGGCCGGTTGATTCCGGCTGGAACCGGAATGGAATTTTATCGTCGGTTCCGCCTGATGAACGAATCTCACATTGAGGATAACCATATGACCATGCGTGAAACTGAGGAAGTCCTTGACACAATGGTCAGCCACGAAATCAGTGCTCGTCAGGCAGCAAAAGAAAAATAA
- the aroC gene encoding chorismate synthase, whose product MFRFTTAGESHGKALVTIVEGVPSGLTIETSQINHQLWRRQQGYGRGGRMKIETDAVEVLSGIRHGKALGSPITLLIPNRDFANWQTVMASDAIPEWDAIEGDTKKSRQVKRPRPGHADLSGGVKYATRDLRNILERSSARETAARVAAGAVARAVLAPFGIELISHVTVLGGIPSDQRLTSATWEQIAAIQDNTVMRCVDTDLERQMVLAVDQARQSGDTLGGTFEVVVRGLPVGLGSHTRWDTRLDARLAQALMSIQAVKAVEIGVGVEVSRLPGSQIHDEIGYNSETQQYTRLTNRAGGLEGGMTNGQELRVRGHLKPISTLRKPLKSVDIETKAEVEAAFERSDITAVPAAGVIGEAMVALVLAEAMREKFGGDSIQEMQRNFNTYADQVAAY is encoded by the coding sequence ATGTTCCGATTCACAACGGCTGGCGAATCACACGGCAAGGCATTGGTGACCATTGTCGAAGGAGTCCCATCCGGGTTAACCATCGAGACCAGCCAGATCAACCACCAGCTCTGGCGGCGTCAGCAAGGGTATGGCCGCGGCGGACGCATGAAAATTGAAACCGACGCGGTGGAAGTTCTGTCCGGCATTCGCCATGGCAAGGCGCTGGGCTCACCGATCACCTTGCTGATTCCCAATCGGGATTTTGCCAACTGGCAGACCGTGATGGCCTCCGACGCCATTCCTGAGTGGGACGCCATCGAGGGCGATACCAAAAAATCACGCCAGGTGAAACGTCCACGTCCCGGTCATGCCGACCTTTCAGGCGGTGTGAAATATGCAACCCGCGATTTACGCAATATTTTGGAACGGTCAAGTGCGCGTGAAACAGCGGCTCGGGTGGCAGCCGGGGCGGTGGCCAGAGCCGTACTCGCTCCGTTTGGCATTGAACTGATCAGTCACGTTACCGTGCTGGGTGGAATTCCGTCAGATCAGCGTCTGACGAGTGCCACCTGGGAACAAATTGCCGCCATTCAGGACAACACGGTCATGCGATGTGTAGACACTGATCTTGAGCGGCAAATGGTCCTGGCCGTTGATCAGGCACGCCAGAGTGGCGATACCCTCGGTGGCACCTTTGAGGTCGTGGTCCGTGGCCTTCCGGTTGGTTTAGGCTCGCATACCCGATGGGATACCCGGCTGGATGCCCGACTGGCCCAGGCGCTGATGTCAATCCAGGCGGTGAAGGCAGTCGAAATTGGAGTTGGTGTGGAAGTCTCCCGCTTGCCCGGCTCGCAGATTCACGATGAAATTGGATATAATTCCGAAACTCAGCAGTACACACGTCTTACGAACCGGGCTGGTGGACTTGAAGGCGGAATGACCAACGGCCAGGAATTGCGGGTTCGGGGTCACTTAAAGCCGATTTCCACACTCCGAAAACCACTCAAAAGTGTTGATATCGAAACCAAAGCCGAGGTCGAAGCAGCTTTTGAACGCTCTGACATCACGGCTGTTCCCGCGGCTGGGGTGATTGGTGAAGCGATGGTGGCGCTGGTGCTGGCTGAGGCAATGCGTGAGAAGTTCGGCGGAGATTCAATCCAGGAGATGCAGCGAAACTTTAACACCTATGCCGACCAGGTGGCCGCTTATTGA
- the def gene encoding peptide deformylase — translation MKLNIVKFGDPILQQKAEPVTEFNAELKELVANMFETMYEAPGVGLAAPQVGVSKRLFVMDCSKDRSRQFVFINPEILSNEGKQKGDEGCLSFPGIYFAVERPVRVVVSAQDVDGKKFTVDLMELEARCAVHETDHLDGELFINRVGPLKRDIIKGRIKKMMKAGKW, via the coding sequence ATGAAGTTGAATATTGTAAAATTTGGAGATCCAATCCTGCAGCAGAAAGCTGAGCCAGTCACTGAGTTCAATGCAGAATTGAAAGAACTGGTCGCCAATATGTTTGAGACAATGTATGAAGCGCCTGGAGTTGGACTGGCCGCTCCACAGGTCGGCGTTTCGAAGCGGTTGTTTGTGATGGATTGTTCGAAAGACCGTAGCCGGCAGTTTGTGTTTATCAATCCAGAGATTCTTTCAAACGAAGGGAAACAAAAAGGCGATGAAGGCTGCTTGAGTTTTCCTGGAATCTATTTTGCAGTGGAACGCCCGGTGCGAGTGGTGGTTTCAGCCCAGGATGTTGACGGAAAGAAATTTACCGTTGACTTGATGGAGCTTGAAGCCCGCTGTGCAGTGCACGAAACCGATCACCTTGACGGAGAACTCTTTATCAATCGAGTCGGCCCGCTCAAACGCGACATTATCAAGGGTCGCATTAAGAAGATGATGAAAGCCGGGAAATGGTAA
- a CDS encoding CBS domain-containing protein produces the protein MRTVKELLGSKPMNVWSITPEASVFQALELMAEKEIGALVVLSGSKLVGLLSERDYARKVILKGKASKETRVREIMTDKLITIRPETSIDECMALMTDKRIRHLPVLEGEKLVGMISIGDVVKAIISEQKFIIQQLENYITA, from the coding sequence ATGAGAACCGTCAAAGAGCTTTTAGGATCCAAACCAATGAATGTCTGGTCAATTACCCCAGAAGCCTCTGTCTTCCAGGCACTTGAACTCATGGCTGAAAAGGAAATCGGAGCGCTCGTCGTTCTGTCAGGGTCGAAACTGGTCGGCCTGCTTTCTGAACGGGACTATGCCCGAAAGGTGATCTTGAAAGGAAAAGCGTCAAAGGAGACTCGGGTCCGGGAAATTATGACCGACAAACTCATCACAATTCGACCAGAAACATCCATTGATGAATGTATGGCCTTGATGACCGACAAACGCATCCGTCACCTGCCAGTTTTGGAAGGTGAGAAGCTGGTGGGAATGATTTCAATTGGGGATGTGGTGAAAGCCATTATTTCTGAGCAGAAATTTATTATTCAACAACTCGAAAACTATATTACCGCCTGA
- the rocF gene encoding arginase gives MVSPKVSARKLKIVGAPMDLGADRRGVDMGPSVVRIAGLSAKLQEMGYEVEDIGNVPVDLAETLTVGETDRRHKYLAQVVKSSEILAERVEWILEQEALPIILGGDHSIAIGSVAGISAYYRRRNQRIGIIWIDAHADVNTPDTSPSGNIHGMPLAALLGVGPKELTDIGGFCPKVRPEDTVIVGVRQIDQGERDLARKLGLKVYTMRDIDEKGMARVMDEAIEHASRYTIGFHATFDMDFVDPEHAPGVGTPVPGGGTYRESHLAMEKIHDSGRMLSVEMVEINAVLDEANRTGELGAHLILSALGLKIM, from the coding sequence ATGGTAAGTCCTAAGGTATCAGCCCGAAAACTGAAAATTGTGGGCGCGCCGATGGACCTCGGAGCAGACCGACGCGGGGTTGATATGGGCCCCTCGGTTGTGCGCATTGCAGGACTCAGCGCCAAACTCCAGGAAATGGGGTATGAAGTTGAAGATATTGGAAATGTTCCAGTTGACCTGGCGGAAACACTCACAGTCGGTGAAACCGACCGGCGTCATAAATATCTGGCTCAGGTCGTCAAATCATCCGAAATTCTGGCCGAACGGGTCGAATGGATTTTAGAACAGGAAGCCTTGCCAATCATCCTGGGAGGCGATCATTCAATTGCGATTGGAAGCGTGGCGGGAATTTCCGCTTATTACCGTCGTCGAAATCAACGGATTGGGATCATCTGGATTGATGCCCATGCCGATGTCAACACGCCTGATACTTCGCCCTCCGGCAATATTCATGGAATGCCGCTTGCGGCTCTGTTAGGTGTTGGTCCAAAGGAATTGACCGACATCGGCGGATTTTGTCCAAAGGTTCGACCGGAAGACACCGTGATCGTTGGTGTACGTCAAATTGACCAGGGTGAGCGTGATCTGGCTCGCAAGCTTGGACTCAAGGTCTATACCATGCGCGATATTGACGAAAAAGGCATGGCGCGGGTCATGGACGAAGCCATTGAACACGCATCTCGCTACACCATCGGGTTTCACGCCACGTTTGATATGGATTTTGTGGACCCAGAGCACGCGCCGGGCGTTGGTACCCCAGTACCGGGTGGCGGCACCTATCGCGAAAGTCATCTGGCCATGGAAAAGATTCACGATTCAGGCCGAATGCTTTCGGTTGAAATGGTGGAAATCAACGCCGTGCTCGACGAAGCCAACCGAACTGGCGAACTTGGCGCCCACTTGATTCTTTCCGCCCTTGGACTGAAAATCATGTAA
- a CDS encoding S24/S26 family peptidase, which translates to MRIQSKTKVRSTAELTLASPEILKLAQAELARHRTFRMRLSGNTMRPTIHNGDWITIEPIKPGTLKAGDIVLLVTSSETAMIHRLIRLDFTKDPPYVLTRGDSTEYFDVPVPLSHVLGRISHIEHNGQKTDLTTFWQRVRTRLLGLKMRWQLRRTVFSTPK; encoded by the coding sequence ATGCGCATTCAGAGCAAAACCAAGGTTCGATCTACCGCCGAACTCACTTTGGCATCACCTGAAATCCTCAAACTGGCTCAAGCTGAGCTGGCTCGTCACCGCACCTTCCGGATGCGCCTGAGTGGCAACACCATGCGACCCACGATCCACAATGGTGATTGGATTACAATTGAACCCATCAAACCTGGCACGCTCAAAGCTGGCGATATTGTGCTCCTGGTAACCAGTAGTGAAACCGCCATGATTCACCGATTAATCCGGCTCGATTTCACCAAAGACCCACCGTATGTTTTGACGCGTGGTGATTCAACCGAGTACTTTGATGTTCCGGTTCCACTCTCACATGTCCTTGGACGCATCAGCCATATTGAGCATAACGGCCAGAAAACGGATTTGACGACATTCTGGCAACGAGTTCGCACGCGATTGTTGGGTTTAAAAATGCGCTGGCAACTCCGTCGGACGGTTTTTTCAACTCCCAAATAG
- a CDS encoding tyrosine--tRNA ligase: MTTHTILDELTWRGQVHDFTPGLVEALAKDSLTLYAGFDPTADSLHVGSLVPIMGLVRFQRAGHKPIALAGGGTGLIGDPSGKSAERQLLTLEQVNANAEGIKRILERYLDFSGTYAAQLVNNVDWLKEISILEFLREVGKHFTINAMMGKESVQRRIETGISYTEFSYQLLQARDYLELFDQYGCSLQIGGSDQWGNITAGIDLIRRMRSQPAYGVTFPLVTKADGTKFGKTEQGNVWLTEDRTSAYEFYQFWFNTNDQDVVRYLKCFTFLGQEEIAALEHELQAHPDQRTAQKKLAAELTAFIHGPTALEQALQASRILFGEAITDISESTLLTIFQDTPSSDISASLFADGEASIVDLVVAAGLAPSKGEARRTIQGGGIYFNNVRVAAPQERISRERFVSGRYGVLRKGVKNYHLVRIEVE; this comes from the coding sequence ATGACCACACACACTATCCTTGATGAATTGACCTGGCGCGGTCAGGTCCATGATTTTACCCCTGGCCTGGTGGAGGCACTCGCCAAAGATTCATTGACGCTTTATGCCGGGTTTGACCCGACGGCGGATAGCCTGCACGTCGGCAGCCTGGTGCCGATTATGGGGCTGGTTCGATTTCAACGAGCCGGGCATAAACCAATTGCTCTGGCTGGCGGAGGAACGGGCCTGATCGGCGACCCAAGCGGGAAATCCGCCGAACGTCAGCTTCTCACGCTTGAACAGGTCAATGCCAATGCAGAAGGTATCAAACGGATTCTGGAACGATATCTTGACTTTTCAGGCACTTATGCCGCCCAACTGGTCAACAATGTTGACTGGCTCAAGGAAATTTCGATTCTGGAATTTTTACGTGAAGTCGGTAAACACTTTACGATCAATGCCATGATGGGCAAAGAGTCAGTTCAGCGGCGAATTGAAACCGGCATTTCCTACACGGAATTCAGCTATCAATTGCTCCAGGCACGTGACTATCTTGAACTCTTTGATCAGTATGGCTGCTCGCTCCAGATTGGCGGCAGCGATCAATGGGGCAATATCACTGCCGGAATTGACTTAATTCGCCGAATGCGCTCGCAGCCAGCCTATGGCGTCACATTCCCGCTGGTAACCAAAGCTGACGGCACCAAGTTTGGGAAAACTGAGCAGGGCAATGTATGGCTGACCGAAGACCGGACTTCGGCCTATGAGTTTTATCAATTCTGGTTTAACACTAATGACCAGGATGTGGTCCGGTACCTGAAATGCTTCACCTTCCTCGGTCAGGAAGAAATTGCCGCCCTGGAACACGAACTTCAAGCGCATCCTGACCAGCGAACCGCCCAAAAGAAACTGGCGGCTGAATTGACGGCGTTTATTCACGGTCCGACAGCCCTGGAACAGGCCCTGCAGGCATCCCGGATTTTGTTTGGCGAAGCCATTACTGATATCAGTGAATCAACCTTGCTCACCATCTTTCAAGACACACCGTCGTCTGACATCTCAGCCTCGTTGTTTGCCGATGGCGAAGCGAGCATTGTTGACCTGGTGGTGGCGGCAGGTCTGGCACCGTCAAAAGGCGAAGCCCGACGAACGATCCAGGGAGGCGGGATTTATTTCAACAACGTTCGTGTTGCAGCACCACAGGAACGCATTTCGCGAGAGCGTTTTGTGAGTGGTCGCTACGGAGTACTTCGCAAAGGGGTCAAAAATTATCATCTGGTGCGGATCGAGGTCGAATAA
- a CDS encoding rRNA pseudouridine synthase, translating to MLERLQKIIANAGLASRRKAEELIQEGLVTINGQVVTELGTKADPTQDHIKVNGKLINPLLENSAKVYLLLNKPKGYLSSLSDPQNRPLVTEFIPTGMPRVYPVGRLDFNTEGLLILTNDGDLTNLITKAGSHCPKVYHVKVKGSPTQEQLGRILRGMMIEGELYKIAKLGKLEITDAANTWFELTLHEGKNNQIRKMFDEIGHSVVKLRRVAIGHLTDEKLPIGMVRELTQKEVERFFQKARKTARQKATGKAPVETAPITVEDLTARPQKLGKPKPQGVAKFKQKKRLTHTIGKDPASKYGKRPNAQKRSIKRDGVKGQNSDISQ from the coding sequence ATGCTCGAACGACTTCAAAAAATTATTGCCAATGCCGGCCTTGCCTCACGGCGCAAAGCTGAAGAACTCATCCAGGAAGGATTGGTTACCATTAATGGCCAGGTGGTGACCGAACTCGGCACCAAAGCCGATCCGACCCAGGACCATATCAAAGTCAACGGAAAACTGATCAACCCGCTGCTTGAAAACTCCGCCAAAGTGTACCTTTTGCTGAATAAACCCAAAGGGTACCTCTCCAGCCTTTCAGACCCTCAAAACCGACCGCTGGTGACAGAATTTATTCCAACCGGAATGCCTCGGGTGTATCCGGTTGGACGGCTTGATTTCAACACGGAAGGGCTCTTGATCCTGACCAATGATGGCGACCTCACCAATCTGATTACCAAAGCCGGCAGTCACTGCCCGAAGGTCTATCACGTCAAGGTCAAGGGAAGCCCGACCCAGGAACAACTTGGGCGAATTTTGCGCGGAATGATGATTGAAGGCGAACTGTATAAAATCGCCAAGCTGGGCAAACTGGAAATCACCGACGCGGCCAATACCTGGTTTGAACTGACCCTGCACGAAGGGAAAAATAACCAGATTCGCAAAATGTTTGACGAAATCGGGCATTCCGTCGTCAAGCTTCGCCGGGTTGCAATTGGTCATTTGACCGATGAAAAGCTTCCAATCGGAATGGTTCGCGAACTGACTCAAAAGGAAGTCGAACGATTTTTCCAGAAAGCCAGAAAGACCGCCCGCCAAAAAGCTACTGGGAAGGCACCGGTTGAAACCGCCCCGATCACTGTCGAAGACCTCACGGCCCGTCCCCAAAAACTTGGAAAACCCAAACCGCAGGGAGTCGCCAAATTTAAACAGAAAAAACGACTCACTCACACGATTGGGAAAGATCCCGCCAGCAAATATGGAAAGCGCCCAAATGCCCAAAAGCGAAGTATCAAACGTGATGGGGTGAAGGGGCAGAATAGTGATATCAGTCAGTAG
- the scpB gene encoding SMC-Scp complex subunit ScpB, producing the protein MHFDELKSVIEALIFVSDEPITLKQLIELIDEASPADIEVALQHLESDYRERRSGLELREIAGGWRLSSRPEFHEYLRRYAKSKPSSRLSLAALETLAVIAYKQPVTIPEILEIRGVSSSSAIKTLLDRKLIVPKGRKECVGRPMMYGTSKDFLLQFGLKDLTGLPNIEDLEDLSATT; encoded by the coding sequence ATGCACTTTGACGAATTAAAATCTGTAATTGAGGCGTTGATTTTTGTTTCAGACGAGCCAATCACCCTCAAACAACTCATTGAATTGATTGACGAGGCCAGCCCGGCAGATATCGAAGTCGCCCTTCAACATCTGGAATCGGACTATCGCGAACGCCGCTCTGGTCTTGAACTCCGGGAAATTGCTGGTGGTTGGCGGTTGTCCAGCCGTCCAGAGTTTCATGAATATTTGCGGCGGTATGCCAAATCCAAACCTTCATCGCGGCTTTCGCTGGCGGCGTTGGAAACACTGGCGGTCATTGCCTATAAACAACCCGTCACGATTCCCGAAATTCTGGAGATTCGTGGGGTTTCGTCATCTTCCGCCATCAAGACGCTGCTGGATCGCAAGTTGATCGTTCCCAAAGGTCGCAAGGAATGCGTAGGCCGGCCAATGATGTATGGCACCTCAAAAGATTTTCTGCTTCAGTTTGGACTCAAAGATTTGACGGGACTGCCCAATATTGAAGACCTTGAAGATTTGTCGGCTACGACCTAA